From Klebsiella electrica, the proteins below share one genomic window:
- the pdxR gene encoding MocR-like pyridoxine biosynthesis transcription factor PdxR: MNIPDDAFFTLLEHTLSRRGHDTLQRTLYRALREAILQEALAGGSRLPGARVIATRLNLSRNTINGALEQLTMEGYLQRSRQGTYVATLTAEREGLPLTIALPERLLALPPGTRRDSPTLVFTPGTPAINYFPLPIWRRLLDKVLREEGGALLGYGEAAGELALRQAIVRHLALSRGIRCDARQIVITEGALEGVNLCSHLLSVAGDTAWVEEPGYPGAKSVFLKAGLRIKGMPVDSEGMRPEIDENPPPRLIFTSPSHQYPCGAVMSAGRRLALLEYARQHDAWIVEDDYDSEFRYSGEPVPAMSGMMKQAPVVYIGTFSKTLFPALRIGFVVMPPALAQAAQGFVGSLLRGGHRVEQRALALFIEEGHYARHLAAMRRLYRRRQLQLREVLAAELTQPFTLLGGEGGLHLTVAIDGIDDGAVVEQARQYQQAPAALSRFYLDTQRARSGLVLGYGNTSASHFGPAVRTLNRLIERYRRG, translated from the coding sequence ATGAATATTCCTGATGATGCCTTCTTCACACTACTGGAACACACCTTGTCCCGGCGAGGTCATGACACTCTCCAGCGCACGCTGTATCGCGCGCTGCGCGAGGCGATTTTGCAGGAGGCGCTGGCAGGCGGTAGCCGGCTGCCGGGGGCGCGGGTTATCGCAACGCGGCTCAATCTGTCGCGTAATACGATTAACGGGGCGCTGGAGCAGTTGACCATGGAAGGCTACCTGCAGCGCAGCCGTCAGGGGACCTATGTGGCGACGCTGACCGCCGAGCGGGAGGGGCTACCGCTTACCATTGCGCTGCCGGAGCGGCTGCTCGCGCTACCTCCCGGCACCCGTCGCGATTCGCCGACGCTGGTATTTACTCCCGGCACGCCGGCGATTAACTATTTTCCTCTGCCGATCTGGCGGCGGTTGCTCGACAAGGTGCTGCGCGAAGAGGGGGGCGCGCTGCTGGGTTATGGAGAGGCGGCCGGGGAACTCGCGCTGCGGCAGGCGATTGTCCGCCATCTGGCGTTATCTCGCGGGATCCGCTGCGATGCCCGGCAAATCGTGATTACCGAAGGCGCGCTCGAAGGGGTGAACCTCTGTAGCCATTTGCTGAGCGTGGCGGGTGATACTGCATGGGTTGAGGAGCCGGGATATCCCGGCGCGAAGAGCGTATTTCTGAAAGCCGGGTTACGGATAAAAGGGATGCCGGTAGACAGCGAAGGGATGCGTCCGGAGATCGACGAGAACCCGCCGCCGCGGCTGATTTTTACCTCACCGTCGCATCAGTATCCCTGTGGCGCGGTGATGAGCGCAGGCAGGCGTCTGGCGCTGCTGGAATATGCCCGCCAGCATGATGCATGGATCGTTGAGGATGATTACGATAGCGAGTTTCGCTATAGCGGTGAACCGGTTCCGGCCATGTCAGGGATGATGAAACAGGCGCCGGTGGTTTATATCGGCACCTTCAGCAAGACGTTGTTTCCGGCGCTGCGCATTGGTTTCGTGGTGATGCCTCCCGCCCTGGCGCAAGCCGCTCAGGGATTCGTGGGATCGCTGCTGCGCGGCGGTCACCGGGTTGAACAGCGAGCGCTGGCGTTGTTTATCGAAGAGGGGCATTACGCGCGTCATCTGGCGGCGATGCGCCGCTTGTATCGCCGGCGACAGCTGCAGCTTCGCGAGGTGCTGGCGGCGGAACTGACGCAACCTTTTACTCTTCTCGGTGGCGAGGGGGGACTGCACCTGACGGTGGCTATTGACGGGATAGACGATGGGGCGGTGGTTGAGCAGGCGCGGCAGTATCAACAGGCACCGGCGGCATTAAGCAGGTTCTACCTTGATACACAACGGGCGCGAAGCGGGCTGGTGCTGGGGTATGGCAATACGTCCGCCTCGCATTTTGGCCCTGCGGTGCGGACGTTGAATCGTCTTATCGAGCGGTATCGACGCGGGTGA
- a CDS encoding GNAT family N-acetyltransferase — translation MHHHNSFGQPVGQALPDWQPRPFPQRQILQGRYCRLEPLTPAHASALFAAHQRAPDTRSWTWLLREPDSCVETFSAWIASVEKLSDPLHFAVVDERTRQPVGSLALMRIDAQNSVIEVGHVHFSPLLSRTAMATEAQWLLMRYVFDTLGYRRYEWKCNSLNEPSRRAAQRLGFRFEGRFRQALVIKGHNRDTDWFSIIDSEWPLIDKAMQRWLDSENFSPDGQQRATLESLRTSAD, via the coding sequence ATGCATCACCATAATTCGTTCGGACAACCCGTTGGCCAGGCCCTGCCCGACTGGCAGCCGCGTCCATTTCCGCAGCGTCAGATTCTGCAGGGACGCTACTGCCGCCTCGAGCCGCTGACGCCCGCTCACGCCAGCGCACTCTTTGCCGCGCATCAACGGGCTCCGGATACCCGGAGCTGGACGTGGTTATTGCGCGAGCCGGACAGCTGCGTTGAGACGTTCAGCGCCTGGATAGCCAGCGTGGAAAAACTCAGCGACCCGCTCCATTTCGCCGTCGTGGATGAACGGACCCGGCAGCCCGTCGGCTCCCTGGCGCTAATGCGTATCGATGCCCAAAACAGCGTGATTGAAGTCGGGCACGTGCACTTCTCACCGCTGCTCAGCCGGACCGCAATGGCGACGGAAGCCCAGTGGCTACTGATGCGCTATGTTTTCGATACCCTCGGCTATCGCCGCTATGAGTGGAAATGTAATAGCCTAAACGAACCTTCGCGCCGGGCGGCGCAACGATTGGGGTTTCGCTTTGAGGGGCGTTTTCGTCAGGCGTTAGTGATAAAGGGCCACAACCGCGATACCGACTGGTTTTCGATAATCGACAGCGAGTGGCCGCTGATTGATAAAGCGATGCAACGATGGCTGGACAGCGAGAACTTTAGCCCCGATGGTCAGCAGCGCGCCACGCTGGAGAGCTTGCGCACGTCGGCTGACTAG
- the ykgO gene encoding type B 50S ribosomal protein L36: MQVLNSLRSAKQRHPDCQIVKRKGRLYVICKSNPRFKAVQGRKKRR; the protein is encoded by the coding sequence ATGCAGGTACTTAACTCATTGCGCAGTGCGAAACAGCGCCACCCGGACTGTCAGATTGTGAAACGCAAAGGGCGGCTGTACGTTATCTGCAAAAGCAATCCTCGCTTTAAAGCCGTGCAGGGACGCAAGAAGAGACGCTAG
- a CDS encoding type B 50S ribosomal protein L31, which produces MKDNIHPHYRTVVFHDTSVNEYFKVGSTIKTERVIELDGETYPYVTLDVSSKSHPYYTGKQKALNSEGSTARFRQRFGGFIDAKRN; this is translated from the coding sequence ATGAAAGACAATATCCATCCCCATTACCGTACCGTTGTGTTCCATGACACCAGCGTGAATGAATATTTTAAAGTGGGATCGACAATCAAGACCGAGCGCGTGATTGAACTGGACGGGGAGACCTATCCCTATGTCACCCTCGATGTGTCGTCCAAATCGCACCCGTACTACACCGGTAAGCAGAAAGCCCTCAACAGCGAAGGCAGCACTGCACGTTTCCGCCAGCGCTTCGGCGGCTTTATTGATGCTAAAAGGAACTAA
- a CDS encoding LacI family DNA-binding transcriptional regulator, producing MKSKSATLEDVARHAGVSYQTVSRVLNKSANVSEATRRKVEKSIELLRYVPNRLAQQLVGKQSRTVGLVTISLSLHAPSQVAAAVKRYANVEGYQVLISMIDESVNQSIQESINELKSQLVDKVIINVPLETEQAQKIAADNDDIVCLFLDVDPYSSVFNVSFNPADGTRASVKYLYEMGHREIALLAGPESSVSATLRLKSWMETLAGYGLLPVTVIRGNWDAQSGYAGALQMLRETPKFTAVLVGNDQMALGVLSAFHQHQVPIPGEKSVIGYDDTYESSFFYPALTTVSLDLDLQGKEAVRRILDSGDGETSHTSSILPARLVVRHSTGPRTEQGKNLQAIAEQLRALAYQLNP from the coding sequence ATGAAGTCGAAAAGCGCAACCTTAGAAGATGTCGCGCGTCACGCAGGCGTCTCCTATCAGACCGTGTCCAGGGTGCTCAATAAATCTGCCAATGTATCCGAGGCCACGCGTCGTAAGGTGGAGAAATCCATCGAGCTATTGCGGTATGTCCCTAACCGCCTGGCGCAGCAGCTGGTGGGCAAGCAAAGCCGGACCGTCGGTCTGGTGACGATTTCACTGTCGTTGCACGCGCCTTCTCAGGTTGCTGCAGCGGTAAAACGCTATGCGAACGTGGAAGGTTATCAGGTATTAATCTCGATGATTGATGAGAGCGTCAATCAAAGTATTCAGGAATCCATCAATGAGCTGAAGTCTCAGCTGGTTGATAAGGTCATTATCAACGTGCCTCTGGAGACCGAACAGGCCCAGAAAATCGCGGCTGACAACGATGATATCGTTTGTCTCTTTCTCGATGTCGATCCCTACAGCTCCGTGTTTAACGTTTCGTTTAATCCGGCTGACGGCACCCGCGCGAGCGTCAAATATCTGTATGAAATGGGCCATCGGGAGATTGCGCTGCTGGCCGGGCCGGAAAGCTCGGTCTCGGCGACATTACGCCTGAAGAGCTGGATGGAGACGCTGGCAGGGTACGGGCTGCTGCCGGTGACGGTGATTCGCGGTAACTGGGATGCGCAGAGCGGCTATGCGGGCGCGCTGCAGATGTTGCGTGAGACGCCGAAATTTACGGCGGTGCTGGTGGGGAATGACCAGATGGCGCTGGGGGTACTGAGCGCGTTTCATCAGCATCAGGTGCCGATTCCCGGCGAAAAATCGGTGATTGGCTACGATGATACCTATGAAAGCTCGTTCTTCTACCCGGCGCTGACGACCGTCTCGCTGGATCTCGATTTGCAGGGCAAAGAGGCGGTACGCCGCATTCTTGATAGCGGCGATGGCGAAACGTCGCATACCTCCTCAATCCTGCCTGCCCGGCTGGTCGTGCGTCACTCTACCGGGCCAAGAACGGAGCAGGGGAAAAATCTACAGGCGATCGCAGAACAGCTGCGTGCGCTTGCCTATCAACTGAATCCTTAA
- a CDS encoding maltoporin, translating into MNTTLRTVSVALAAALISPSVLAASASVPGIDFHGYMRAGVGVSGDGSLAEWQKNKIGRLGNESDTYGELELGSEVYKKDDVSFYLDSMVSMVSDGSNDNETTRNDDAQFGLRQLNLQIKGLIPGDPNAVIWGGKRYYQRHDLHIIDTKYWNISGSGAGVENYSLGPGAVSLAWLRGDANDVDYRVDGDSNVNINYVDLRYAGWKPWSGAWTEFGIDYAMPNTTKKQDSYGGLYDAENGVMLTGEISQDMLGGYNKLVLQYANKGLAQNMVSQGGGWYDMWNYVNDATGYRVINTGLIPITDKFSINHVLTWGSADDITDYTNKTRLLSLVARGQYQFTEYVRLIGEVGGFYQKDSYKNNTDYKQAGEKYTIALGLADGPDFMSRPELRIFASYLNDSENGKPFDDKTASNTWNFGVQVEAWW; encoded by the coding sequence ATGAACACTACGCTGCGCACAGTCTCTGTTGCGTTGGCCGCCGCGCTGATTTCACCATCCGTGCTTGCGGCTTCCGCCTCTGTTCCTGGAATCGATTTTCATGGTTATATGCGTGCCGGAGTTGGGGTCTCCGGGGATGGCAGCCTGGCCGAATGGCAAAAAAACAAAATTGGTCGCCTGGGTAACGAATCCGATACCTATGGCGAACTGGAGCTGGGTTCCGAGGTGTACAAGAAGGACGACGTCAGCTTCTATCTCGATAGCATGGTCAGCATGGTCTCTGACGGTTCTAACGATAACGAAACCACCCGCAATGACGATGCGCAGTTTGGCCTGCGTCAGCTGAACCTGCAGATAAAAGGGCTGATCCCCGGCGATCCGAATGCGGTCATTTGGGGCGGTAAGCGCTACTACCAGCGCCACGATCTGCACATCATCGATACCAAATACTGGAACATCTCCGGTTCCGGCGCCGGGGTCGAAAACTACAGCTTAGGCCCAGGCGCCGTTTCACTTGCCTGGCTCCGCGGTGACGCGAACGACGTTGATTACCGCGTCGATGGCGACAGCAACGTCAATATTAACTATGTCGATCTGCGCTATGCGGGCTGGAAACCGTGGTCCGGCGCCTGGACCGAATTTGGTATCGACTACGCGATGCCTAACACCACCAAAAAACAGGACAGCTACGGCGGGCTGTACGATGCCGAAAACGGCGTGATGCTGACCGGTGAAATCAGCCAGGATATGCTGGGCGGTTACAACAAGCTGGTTCTGCAGTATGCGAATAAAGGGCTGGCGCAGAACATGGTCTCCCAGGGCGGCGGTTGGTACGACATGTGGAACTATGTCAACGATGCCACCGGCTATCGCGTGATCAACACCGGTCTGATTCCGATCACCGACAAATTCTCGATTAACCATGTGCTGACCTGGGGCTCCGCCGACGACATCACCGACTACACCAACAAAACGCGCTTACTCTCTCTGGTCGCACGCGGACAGTATCAGTTCACCGAGTATGTCCGTTTGATTGGCGAGGTCGGCGGTTTCTACCAGAAAGACAGCTATAAAAACAATACCGACTACAAACAAGCCGGCGAGAAATACACCATTGCGCTGGGTCTGGCCGATGGCCCGGACTTTATGTCACGCCCGGAATTACGTATTTTCGCCTCCTATCTCAATGATTCAGAGAACGGCAAACCGTTTGACGATAAAACCGCCAGCAATACGTGGAACTTCGGTGTCCAGGTCGAAGCCTGGTGGTAA
- a CDS encoding glucose PTS transporter subunit EIIB, with product MVSLKSFLHYFAQPCQPVPLSDVEKQQLQDLIQAFGGEGNIVNVDACITRLRVTVNNLAIVDSQALQQQGALGVIILGQQVHAIFGKQSDALRQLLDEHFTSHK from the coding sequence ATGGTCAGTTTAAAATCCTTTTTGCATTATTTCGCCCAGCCTTGCCAACCGGTGCCGTTAAGTGATGTTGAAAAGCAACAGCTACAGGATTTAATTCAGGCATTTGGTGGGGAAGGGAATATTGTTAATGTCGACGCCTGTATTACGCGTTTACGGGTCACGGTGAATAATCTGGCGATCGTCGATTCGCAGGCGCTACAGCAGCAAGGGGCGCTGGGTGTAATTATTCTCGGGCAACAGGTGCACGCTATTTTCGGCAAGCAGTCTGATGCTCTGCGTCAACTATTAGATGAGCACTTTACCAGCCATAAATAA
- a CDS encoding beta-galactosidase: MNKFAPLSPKVNALLHGADYNPEQWENYPGIIDQDIAMMQQAKCNVMSVGIFSWAKLEPQEGVFEFGWLDSILDKLYAAGIHVFLATPSGARPAWMSQAYPQVLRVGRDRVPALHGGRHNHCMTSPVYREKVFKINSLLAERYAQHPAVLGWHISNEYGGDCHCERCQARFRDWLKARYQTLENLNHAWWSAFWSHTYSDWSQIESPAPQGEVSIHGLNLDWRRFNTAQVTDFCRHEIAPLKAANADLPVTTNFMEYFYDYDYWQLAPALDFISWDSYPMWHRDKDETALACYTAMYHDMMRSLKGGKPFVLMESTPSATNWQPTSKLKKPGMHILSSMQAVAHGADSVQYFQWRKSRGSVEKFHGAVIDHVGHLDTRVGREVSRLGEMLSRLPGVVGCRTDAKVAIIFDQQNRWALDDAQGPRNLGMEYENTVNEHYRPFWEQGIAVDIIDADGDLSAYQLVIAPMLYMVRDGFAARAEAFVASGGHLVTTYWTGIVNESDLCHSGGFPGPLRNLLGIWAEEIDCLNDGERNLVQGLAGNEGGLQGPYQVRHLCELIHAESARPLATYRDDFYAGRPAVTVNHFGKGKAWHVASRNDLALQRDFFAVISRELALPRALDSELPPGVVATARTDGETTYVFLQNYSAQQHSVSLPQGYQDSLSGADMSAPLTLTAWDCRILSRKA; this comes from the coding sequence ATGAATAAATTTGCGCCTTTGAGTCCGAAGGTCAATGCATTATTGCATGGCGCTGACTATAACCCGGAGCAGTGGGAGAATTATCCCGGTATTATCGATCAGGATATTGCCATGATGCAGCAGGCTAAATGCAACGTCATGTCGGTGGGGATTTTCAGCTGGGCCAAACTTGAACCTCAGGAAGGCGTATTTGAATTTGGCTGGCTGGACAGCATTCTGGATAAGCTATATGCCGCCGGCATTCACGTATTTCTGGCTACGCCAAGCGGCGCGCGCCCGGCCTGGATGTCGCAGGCCTATCCGCAGGTGTTACGGGTGGGGCGCGACCGGGTACCGGCGCTGCACGGTGGACGGCATAACCACTGTATGACATCACCGGTGTACCGTGAGAAGGTTTTTAAAATCAACAGCCTGCTGGCGGAACGCTACGCGCAGCATCCGGCGGTGCTCGGCTGGCATATTTCCAATGAATATGGCGGAGATTGCCATTGTGAACGCTGTCAGGCGCGCTTTCGCGACTGGCTGAAAGCGCGCTATCAAACGCTGGAAAACCTTAATCACGCCTGGTGGAGCGCTTTCTGGAGCCACACCTACAGCGACTGGTCGCAGATTGAATCGCCGGCACCGCAGGGCGAAGTGTCCATTCACGGGCTGAACCTCGACTGGCGCCGCTTTAATACGGCGCAGGTCACGGACTTCTGCCGCCACGAGATTGCTCCGCTGAAGGCAGCGAATGCCGACCTGCCGGTGACGACCAACTTCATGGAGTATTTCTACGATTACGACTACTGGCAGCTGGCGCCGGCGCTGGACTTTATCTCCTGGGACAGCTACCCGATGTGGCATCGCGACAAAGATGAAACCGCGCTGGCCTGCTATACCGCGATGTACCATGACATGATGCGCAGCCTGAAGGGCGGCAAGCCGTTCGTGCTGATGGAATCAACGCCGAGCGCCACCAACTGGCAGCCGACCAGTAAATTGAAAAAGCCGGGGATGCATATTCTCTCCTCGATGCAGGCGGTCGCCCACGGCGCGGATTCGGTTCAGTACTTTCAGTGGCGTAAGAGCCGTGGCTCGGTGGAGAAATTCCACGGCGCGGTCATTGACCACGTCGGGCACCTGGATACCCGCGTCGGCCGCGAAGTCAGCCGGCTGGGAGAGATGCTCAGCCGCCTGCCGGGCGTGGTTGGCTGTCGCACCGACGCCAAAGTGGCGATTATTTTTGACCAGCAAAACCGCTGGGCGCTGGATGATGCGCAGGGCCCGCGTAATCTCGGGATGGAGTATGAAAATACCGTTAATGAACACTACCGGCCATTCTGGGAGCAGGGCATTGCGGTCGATATCATCGATGCCGATGGCGATCTGAGCGCCTACCAGCTGGTCATTGCCCCGATGCTGTATATGGTTCGCGACGGCTTTGCCGCGCGCGCCGAAGCGTTTGTCGCCAGCGGGGGACATCTGGTGACCACCTACTGGACGGGAATCGTCAATGAGTCCGACCTTTGCCATTCTGGCGGCTTCCCGGGACCGCTGCGCAACCTGCTGGGGATTTGGGCGGAGGAGATTGATTGCCTGAATGACGGCGAGCGCAATCTGGTACAGGGGCTGGCAGGCAATGAAGGCGGATTACAGGGGCCGTATCAGGTGCGCCATCTGTGCGAGCTGATTCATGCCGAAAGCGCCCGGCCGCTGGCCACCTATCGTGATGATTTCTATGCCGGTCGCCCGGCGGTTACCGTCAATCATTTCGGCAAGGGGAAGGCCTGGCATGTCGCCTCACGCAACGACCTGGCTTTGCAGCGCGATTTCTTCGCTGTCATCAGCCGGGAGCTGGCCTTACCGCGGGCGCTCGACAGCGAGCTTCCGCCGGGCGTGGTCGCGACGGCACGTACCGATGGCGAAACGACCTATGTTTTCTTGCAAAACTACAGCGCGCAGCAGCACAGCGTCAGCCTGCCGCAGGGCTATCAGGACAGTTTATCCGGCGCGGACATGAGCGCGCCGTTAACTTTAACGGCGTGGGACTGTCGTATTCTTAGTCGTAAAGCGTAA
- a CDS encoding glycoside hydrolase family 53 protein, with protein MKRLTPALLAVCLACSFSPAVLAAEALQMRAFRALPADFIKGADISTLLDAEKHGAKFYNHNNQRQDPLAILRADGVNYVRLRLWVDPKDAQGQGYGGGDNDLAATLALAKRAKAQGMKLLLDFHYSDFWTDPGKQFKPKAWENMDYPQLKTTIHDYTRDTIARFKQEGVLPDMVQIGNEINGGMLWPEGKSWGQGGGEFDRLAGLLNAAIDGLKENLRNGEQVKIMLHLAEGTKNDTFRWWFDEISKRNVPYDIIGLSMYTYWNGPISALKANMDDISKRYNKEVIVVEAAYAYTLENCDNAENSFQAKEEKEGGYPATVQGQYNYIHDLMQAVADVPDQRGKGIFYWEPTWIAVPGNTWATPAGMKYIHDEWKQGNARENQALFDCQGKVLPSAKVFN; from the coding sequence ATGAAAAGATTAACACCCGCCTTGCTTGCTGTTTGTCTGGCATGCAGTTTTTCCCCTGCTGTTCTGGCCGCCGAGGCGCTGCAAATGCGCGCATTCCGCGCGTTGCCTGCAGATTTTATTAAAGGCGCAGATATCTCCACGCTGCTGGATGCGGAAAAGCACGGGGCAAAGTTTTATAACCACAATAACCAACGGCAGGATCCGCTCGCTATTTTGCGGGCCGACGGCGTGAACTATGTTCGTCTGCGCCTGTGGGTCGACCCGAAAGATGCGCAGGGGCAGGGCTACGGCGGCGGTGATAACGATCTGGCGGCGACGCTGGCGCTGGCGAAACGGGCAAAAGCGCAGGGCATGAAGCTGCTGCTGGATTTCCACTACAGCGATTTCTGGACCGATCCGGGTAAACAATTCAAGCCGAAAGCCTGGGAAAACATGGATTATCCGCAGCTGAAAACGACTATCCACGACTATACCCGTGACACCATCGCCCGCTTTAAGCAGGAAGGCGTTCTGCCGGATATGGTGCAGATTGGCAATGAGATAAATGGCGGCATGCTGTGGCCGGAAGGCAAAAGCTGGGGGCAGGGCGGCGGCGAATTTGACCGTCTGGCTGGCCTGCTGAATGCGGCCATTGACGGCCTGAAAGAGAATCTGCGCAATGGCGAGCAGGTGAAAATCATGCTTCATCTGGCGGAAGGCACTAAGAACGATACCTTCCGCTGGTGGTTTGATGAAATCAGTAAGCGCAACGTGCCGTACGACATCATTGGCCTGTCGATGTACACCTACTGGAACGGCCCGATTAGCGCGCTGAAAGCGAATATGGATGATATCAGCAAGCGCTATAACAAAGAGGTGATCGTCGTGGAGGCCGCCTATGCCTATACCCTGGAAAATTGCGACAACGCGGAAAACAGTTTCCAGGCCAAAGAAGAAAAAGAGGGCGGTTATCCGGCCACGGTACAGGGGCAATATAATTATATTCACGATTTAATGCAGGCCGTTGCCGATGTTCCTGACCAGCGCGGGAAAGGTATTTTTTATTGGGAACCGACCTGGATCGCCGTGCCGGGAAATACCTGGGCCACGCCAGCGGGTATGAAATATATCCACGATGAATGGAAGCAGGGTAATGCCCGGGAAAATCAGGCGTTGTTTGATTGCCAGGGGAAAGTATTACCTTCAGCGAAAGTTTTTAATTAA
- a CDS encoding sugar ABC transporter permease, translating to MAKSPSIKREKWIRLSLTWLIVILVSVVIIYPLVWTVGASLNAGNSLLSTSIIPENLSFQHYADLFNGNVNYLTWYWNSMKISFMTMALTLISVSFTAYAFSRFRFKGRQNGLMLFLLLQMIPQFSALIAIFVLSQLLGLINSHLALVLIYVGGMIPMNTWLMKGYLDAIPKDLDESARMDGASSFRIFFEIIMPLSKPILAVVALFSFTGPLGDFILSSTILRTPDKYTLPIGLYNLVAQKMGASYTTYAAGAVLIAVPVAILYLALQKYFVSGLTSGSTKG from the coding sequence ATGGCTAAATCACCCAGTATTAAACGCGAAAAGTGGATTCGCCTGTCACTCACCTGGCTGATTGTTATCCTGGTCTCGGTGGTGATTATCTATCCGCTGGTCTGGACCGTCGGCGCGTCGCTGAATGCCGGAAACAGCCTGCTCAGCACCTCGATTATTCCGGAGAACCTGTCATTCCAGCACTATGCCGACCTGTTCAACGGCAATGTGAACTACCTGACCTGGTACTGGAACTCGATGAAAATCAGCTTCATGACCATGGCGCTGACCTTAATCAGCGTCAGTTTTACCGCCTACGCTTTTTCCCGCTTTCGTTTCAAAGGGCGGCAGAACGGACTGATGTTGTTCCTGCTGCTGCAGATGATCCCGCAGTTTTCTGCGCTGATTGCGATCTTCGTGCTCTCGCAGCTGCTGGGGTTGATCAACAGCCATCTGGCGCTGGTGCTGATCTACGTTGGCGGCATGATCCCGATGAATACCTGGCTGATGAAAGGCTATCTCGACGCGATCCCCAAAGATCTGGATGAGTCGGCAAGAATGGATGGCGCCAGCAGCTTCCGCATTTTCTTCGAGATAATCATGCCGCTGTCAAAGCCGATTCTCGCGGTGGTGGCGCTGTTTTCATTCACCGGTCCGCTGGGCGATTTTATTTTGTCGAGCACCATTTTGCGCACGCCGGACAAATACACGCTGCCGATCGGCCTGTACAACCTGGTCGCGCAAAAAATGGGCGCCAGCTATACCACCTACGCGGCGGGAGCGGTGCTGATTGCCGTACCGGTCGCGATTCTCTACCTGGCATTACAAAAATACTTTGTTTCCGGCCTGACCTCTGGCAGTACAAAAGGATAA